ATGGACCGTCGGAAAAGTTATCGAATGTTAGCGATTTTATTATTTCTCATGTTTATTAGCTTCATTGCACGATCATTTCTATATTTTTTTATTGCCCTCGTTATTGCCGTCATTATTTTCTTTCTTCTTAAAAAAGACAAACAAGCAAGAAAACGAGTACAGGATCATCCACAGAACTCAGAAAGTAACAAGGTTTCAACACCAAATTCAACCATATTATTTAGCTCACTTTTTTTCCTTGGCTTCATCATGTTTAGCTATGGAGTGACAGGATATTTAAACATTGAAACAATCTACGATCAATTTGGTGTGATGGTAGATGAATGGTTCATCTTGATTTTTTTCAGTGCAGTTGGTTTCTTTTTAATGATGACAGGAATGACAGTTATGATAAAGAAGTGGCTGAGCTGATGAATATTTAAGGGATTGATATTCATCAATCTCTTTTCAATTTTTAAATAATTCGGTATACTAATAATTAGAGTAACGAAATAAAAAAGAGAAGGTGTTTATCATTTCTGTTGAAAGACGCAATTTGCTGATCATGTGGATAGCAAATTTTTTTGTTGCAGCAAGTGCAACCATGGTAATGCCGTTTTTGTCCTTGTATATTGAAACATTCGGTAACTTTACTGATGCATACGTGCAAAGATGGTCGGGTTTCGTTTTCGGAATTACCTTTTTAGTTGCGTTCATTGTCTCACCACTTTGGGGGAGATTTGGCGATCGGTTTGGTAGAAAAAAGATTTTAATTATTACAGGCTATGGAATTGCCTTATCGATTTTTCTTATGGGTTATGTTGATACGGTTTGGGAATTATTCTTTTTACGTTTCTTCATGGGAATTGTTACTGGGTTTATTCCGATGTCAATGGCATTGATCTCAACACAAACGAGTAAAGAGATAGCGGGTAGGGTTCTTGGAACATTACAAATGGGAACAGTATCTGGAGCACTTTTTGGACCGCTAATAGGAGGGGCATTAGCTGATGCATTTGGTTTCACATACACATTCATCCTTACTGCAATAGTCATTGTCATGGCGACAACACTTGTGTTATTTGGGATTAAAGAAAAGCTAGTCAAAAATGAAGGTGCAGATAAAGAGAAGAAAAGTATGAAAGAAGTGATCAGCTTTATATTTAAAAGTCCGATGCTTGTCATGGTCATGCTTTTATCGTTAATTGTGCAGATGGCGAATTTTAGTATTCAGCCTCAGCTAGCGTTATACGTCGGACAATTAATGACTGCGGAAAATATTGCCTTTTTAGCTGGACTTGCATTTTCAGTGACTGGTTTAGGAAACTTAGTAGCAACGAGGGCATGGGGGATTTTAGGTGATAAAATAGGCCATGAAAAAGTGCTCATCCTTTGCGTGTTGATGGGAGGAGTACTGTTTTTACCCCAAGCGTTTGTCACGAATATTTGGCAACTCGTTATTTTGCGGTTCTTATTTGGTATACAAAT
The Bacillus shivajii DNA segment above includes these coding regions:
- a CDS encoding MFS transporter; the protein is MWIANFFVAASATMVMPFLSLYIETFGNFTDAYVQRWSGFVFGITFLVAFIVSPLWGRFGDRFGRKKILIITGYGIALSIFLMGYVDTVWELFFLRFFMGIVTGFIPMSMALISTQTSKEIAGRVLGTLQMGTVSGALFGPLIGGALADAFGFTYTFILTAIVIVMATTLVLFGIKEKLVKNEGADKEKKSMKEVISFIFKSPMLVMVMLLSLIVQMANFSIQPQLALYVGQLMTAENIAFLAGLAFSVTGLGNLVATRAWGILGDKIGHEKVLILCVLMGGVLFLPQAFVTNIWQLVILRFLFGIQIGGIIPCATAYIRRKAPLSIQGEVLGYNQSFRFLGNVLGPVTGGLISGYFSIAAVFYFSSSLFIIAALLLLAVYVKNQKQKEERVSVFSKAQ